A single genomic interval of Lathyrus oleraceus cultivar Zhongwan6 chromosome 7, CAAS_Psat_ZW6_1.0, whole genome shotgun sequence harbors:
- the LOC127108451 gene encoding ABC transporter I family member 6, chloroplastic: protein MAISSSSSLSLSLPFQFRFSLKTQTRRNFPCVAAATASTEIPLLQVNDLRAKIVESNLEILKGVNLTVNRGEVHAIMGKNGSGKSTFAKVLVGHPDYEVTGGSVVFKGGNLLEMEPEERALEGLFMSFQSPVAIPGVSNDQFLVMAYNARRKKLGLPELGPLECFSYLMEKLQLVNMKPDFLNRNVNEGFSGGERKRNEILQLAVLGADLAILDEIDSGLDVDALRDVASAVNKILTPENSLLMITHYRRILDLLKPSHVHVMDNGKIARTGDLSMVDAIEADGYEPVSALI, encoded by the exons ATGGCtatttcatcatcatcatcactatcGCTATCTCTTCCATTTCAATTCCGTTTTTCTCTCAAAACCCAAACTCGCCGCAATTTCCCTTGCGTCGCGGCGGCGACGGCGAGCACCGAGATTCCTCTCCTTCAAGTCAATGATCTAAGAGCCAAAATCGTAGAATCCAATCTCGAAATTCTCAAAGGCGTTAATCTCACTGTCAACAGAGGCGAGGTTCACGCTATCATGGGGAAAAACGGTTCTGGAAAAAGCACTTTCGCTAAGGTTCTTGTTGGTCATCCAGATTATGAAGTCACTGGTGGGAGTGTTGTGTTCAAAGGGGGGAATTTGCTTGAAATGGAACCGGAGGAAAGAGCGCTTGAAGGTCTTTTCATGAGCTTTCAATCTCCGGTTGCGATTCCGGGGGTTTCGAATGATCAATTTCTTGTTATGGCTTATAATGCCAGGAGGAAAAAACTTGGTCTCCCTGAACTTGGACCCCTTGAG TGTTTTTCTTATCTGATGGAGAAACTACAACTTGTGAACATGAAGCCTGACTTTCTCAATAGGAATGTCAATGAAGGATTTAGTGGAGGTGAACGAAAACGCAATGAAATCTTGCAGCTTGCTGTTTTGGGGGCAGATTTGGCTATTTTGGACGAAATTGATTCGGGATTGGATGTTGATGCACTCAGGGATGTGGCAAGTGCAGTTAATAAAATTCTTACCCCCGAGAATTCTTTGTTGATGATTACTCACTATCGGCGGATTCTTGATCTTTTGAAACCTTCCCATGTCCATGTTATG GACAACGGTAAAATTGCAAGGACAGGCGACCTATCTATGGTAGACGCAATTGAGGCAGATGGATATGAACCAGTCTCTGCTTTAATATAA
- the LOC127108452 gene encoding homeobox-DDT domain protein RLT3, whose protein sequence is MRGKGPIVPPCGKLHRIDKVDAPPSSSSRYDMVVDGDGKKKRKCKYLPESLTTGHIVNSMLLSDGPLLGREFDSLPSGPKNYTHAFQQDHESVKRRKASNSALQNLPNCNMKAPVKKHGMGKGLMTVWRATNHDTIDLPVGFDFSHRETPISINRSRKAVTVNGKPRNKLPNRKPTFQEKRKHFMQTREGESNEYVTQNQPPIENCELALDSSISEEGVDQISTLIDDEELERRELQEGTNLLVCSNELAAYGMLGGSLCPDVLVKFPPGAVKMKKPIHLQPWDSSPELVKKLFKVFHFIYTYAVVVDVCPFTLDEFVQAFHDKDSMLLGKIHVALLTLLLSDIEVELSNGFCPHLNKSCNFLALLHSVESQEYSLNVWKRSLNPLTWIEILRQVLVAAGFGSKQGALRRGVLGKELDILVNYGLCPGTLKCELFKILSEQGKNGCKISELTKSMQIAELNLGSTTEELESLIYSTLSSDITLFEKISSSAYRLRMSTVTKDTDDCQSDAEDSGSVDDELNESDTCSSGDDFEIDTINPNKRNFKHDNSRKVEHNRLKVYTEIDESHAGEVWMLGLMDSEYSDLKIEEKLNALAALTGLLSSGSSIRVKDPVNVKADCSSSVQLRGSGAKIKRSLVKKPSSLLNPIEQIQCIKKVHMCSHPASVDSSLLASKFHIQEASFEKRKDSANSHPIQSVFLGSDRRYNRYWLFLGPCNAGDPGHRRVYFESSEDGHWEVIDTEEALCALLSVLDDRGKRESLLIESLERRQASLCRSMCRVKVNDIGMGCMSHSDQSELDRVTEDSCSPVSDVDNLNLTETARDSLPSPGAVVIEAGKKAEEQLQKWIRVQEFDSWIWNSFYLDLNVVKYGKRSYLDSLARCRRCHDLYWRDERHCKICHMTFELDFDLEEKYAIHIAMCREKENSSTFPNHKVLSSQIQSLKAAIYAIESVMPEDALVGAWRKSAHNLWIKRLRRTSTLVELLQVLADFVGAINKGWLFQCKFPDGVIEETVTSFASMPHTSSALALWLVKLDAIIDPYLDRVQTQKKQGIGKRGSW, encoded by the exons ATGAGAGGCAAGGGACCAATTGTGCCACCGTGTGGAAAATTACACAGAATAGATAAAGTTGATgctcctccttcttcttcttcaagaTATGACATGGTGGTTGACGGAGACGGTAAGAAGAAGCGGAAATGTAAATATCTTCCAGAATCGTTAACAACAGGTCACATTGTGAACAGCATGTTGCTGAGTGATGGTCCTCTTCTTGGACGGGAATTTGATTCTCTTCCTTCAG GACCCAAAAATTACACCCATGCTTTTCAACAGGACCATGAGTCTGTAAAAAGGAGGAAG GCTTCCAATAGTGCACTTCAAAATCTCCCTAATTGTAATATGAAAGCACCTGTGAAGAAACATGGTATGGGCAAAGGTCTGATGACAGTTTGGAGGGCAACAAATCATGATACCATAGACCTTCCAGTCGGTTTTGATTTTTCTCACCGGGAAACACCAATATCAATCAACAGGTCTCGGAAAGCAGTAACTGTGAAT GGAAAGCCAAGAAATAAATTGCCTAATAGGAAACCTACATTCCAGGAGAAGAGGAAACATTTTATGCAAACAAGAGAG GGTGAATCAAACGAATATGTGACTCAAAACCAGCCACCCATAGAAAATTGTGAACTTGCTTTAGACAGCTCAATATCTGAGGAGGGAGTTGATCAAATTTCAACGTTAATTGATGATGAAGAGTTAGAGCGGAGAGAGTTGCAAGAAGGAACCAATCTGCTTGTTTGTTCAAATGAACTTGCTGCCTATGGAATGCTCGGCGGCTCACTTTGTCCAG ATGTGCTAGTCAAGTTCCCCCCTGGTGCTGTCAAGATGAAGAAACCTATACATTTGCAACCTTGGGACTCATCTCCAGAACTGGTGAAGAAATTGTTTAAG GTGTTCCATTTCATATATACATATGCTGTAGTTGTTGATGTTTGTCCCTTCACTCTTGATGAGTTTGTTCAGGCATTTCATGATAAG GACTCAATGTTACTTGGAAAGATTCACGTGGCCCTTCTCACACTGCTTCTATCTGACATTGAAGTAGAGCTTTCTAATGGGTTTTGTCCTCATTTAAATAAGTCATGCAACTTTCTTGCGTTGCTTCACTCA GTTGAAAGTCAAGAATATTCCCTCAATGTTTGGAAAAGATCACTAAATCCTCTTACTTGGATTGAAATACTCCGCCAAGTGCTGGTAGCGGCTGGATTCGGTTCCAAGCAAGGTGCCTTACGAAGAGGAGTCCTTGGCAAG GAACTGGATATTCTTGTAAACTATGGCCTATGCCCTGGCACCTTGAAGTGTGAGCTGTTTAAAATCTTGTCAGAACAAGGCAAAAATGGATGCAAAATTTCTGAGCTGACGAAGTCAATGCAG ATTGCGGAATTAAACCTTGGCAGCACAACGGAGGAACTCGAGTCTTTAATATATTCCACACTTTCAAGTGATATTACTTTATTTGAAAAAATTTCATCGTCTGCATATCGATTGCGTATGAGCACTGTTACAAAGGACACCGATGATTGTCAATCAGATGCAGAAGACTCTGGGAGTGTTGATGACGAGCTTAATGAATCTGACACATGTAGCAGCGGAGATGATTTTGAAATCGATACAATAAACCCTAATAAAAGAAATTTTAAGCATGATAACAGTCGTAAAGTTGAACATAATAGGCTGAAAGTTTACACTGAAATTGATGAGAGCCACGCAGGAGAAGTGTGGATGTTAGGACTGATGGATAGTGAGTACTCAgatttgaaaattgaagaaaaatTGAATGCATTGGCAGCGTTGACAGGTCTTCTTTCATCTGGATCCAGCATCAGGGTGAAG GATCCAGTAAATGTTAAAGCTGATTGTAGTTCTAGTGTCCAATTACGTGGTTCTGGAGCAAAAATTAAGAGATCACTAGTAAAGAAGCCCAGTTCATTATTGAACCCAATTGAACAAATACAATGTATTAAAAAGGTGCACATGTGTTCTCACCCCGCTTCAGTAGATTCCTCATTGTTAGCCTCAAAATTCCATATTCAGGAGGCATCCTTTGAGAAAAGAAAAGATTCAGCTAATTCACACCCCATACAATCAGTGTTTCTGGGATCTGACCGTAGATACAATAGATACTGGCTTTTCTTGGGCCCTTGTAATGCCGGTGATCCTGGACACAGGAGGGTTTATTTTGAGTCCTCTGAAGATGGTCACTGGGAGGTGATCGATACAGAAGAG GCATTGTGTGCCTTGTTGTCAGTTCTGGATGATAGAGGGAAACGTGAGTCTCTTCTTATTGAATCTTTGGAGAGACGACAAGCATCTTTATGTAGATCTATGTGCAGGGTCAAGGTTAACGATATTGGAATGGGGTGTATGTCACATTCTGATCAGTCTGAGCTGGATAGGGTTACAGAAGACAGCTGTTCTCCAGTATCTGATGTAGACAATCTGAATTTGACTGAGACTGCTAGAGACTCTTTGCCGTCACCTGGTGCTGTGGTAATTGAAGCTGGGAAGAAAGCAGAGGAACAACTACAAAAGTGGATTCGTGTTCAAGAATTTGATTCTTGGATTTGGAATTCCTTTTATTTAGATCTCAACGTTGTAAAATACGGCAAAAGGTCTTATCTTGACTCTCTCGCGAGATGTAGGAGATGCCATGACCTATACTGGAGAGATGAGAGACATTGTAAAATATGCCATATGACATTTGAGCTTGATTTTGACCTTGAAGAAAAATACGCAATCCACATAGCAATGTGCAGGGAGAAAGAAAACAGCAGTACATTTCCAAATCATAAAGTCTTGTCATCACAGATTCAATCGTTGAAAGCTGCAATTTATGCAATTGAG TCTGTTATGCCTGAAGACGCACTTGTTGGTGCTTGGAGGAAGTCTGCTCATAATCTATGGATCAAGAGGCTTAGACGCACCTCGACTTTAGTGGAGCTTTTGCAG GTTCTTGCTGATTTTGTTGGTGCCATCAATAAGGGCTGGTTATTTCAGTGCAAATTTCCAGACGGTGTAATTGAAGAAACTGTTACATCTTTTGCATCAATGCCCCATACTTCATCTGCTCTTGCCCTGTGGTTGGTGAAGTTAGATGCCATTATTGATCCTTACCTGGACAGAGTTCAAACTCAGAAGAAACAGGGAATTG GTAAGCGTGGTTCTTGGTGA